A single Struthio camelus isolate bStrCam1 chromosome 8, bStrCam1.hap1, whole genome shotgun sequence DNA region contains:
- the LOC138068036 gene encoding pancreatic alpha-amylase: MQVLLLLAAVGFCWAQYNPNTQPGRTSIVHLFEWRWADIALECERYLAPYGFGGVQVSPPNENVIITNPYRPWWERYQPVSYKLCTRSGNENEFRDMVTRCNNVGVRIYVDAVVNHMCGSGAGSGTHSTCGSYFNAGNRDFPAVPYSGWDFNDGKCRTGSGEIENYGDASQVRDCRLVGLLDLALEKDYVRSTVAGYMNHLIDIGVAGFRLDAAKHMWPGDIKAFLDKLHNLNTNWFSSGSRPFIYQEVIDLGGEPITCSQYFGNGRVTEFKYGAKLGTVIRKWNGEKMAYLKNWGEGWGFVPSDRALVFVDNHDNQRGHGAGGASILTFWDARLYKMAVGFMLAHPYGFTRVMSSFRWPRHFENGKDVNDWYGPPSNSDGSTKSVTINADSTCGNDWVCEHRWRQIRNMVIFRNVVDGEPFSNWWDNNSNQVAFGRGSKGFIVFNNDDWHMNVDLYTGLPAGTYCDVISGQKEGSRCTGIQVYVSGNGKANFQISNNAEDPFIAIHVGAKL, translated from the exons ATGCAAGTCCTCCTCCTGCTCGCAGCTGTTGGGTTTTGCTGGGCCCAGTACAACCCCAATACTCAGCCTGGGAGGACCTCTATTGTGCATCTCTTTGAATGGCGCTGGGCTGATATTGCTCTTGAGTGCGAACGCTATCTAGCACCTTATGGATTTGGAGGAGTTCAG GTTTCGCCTCCAAATGAAAACGTGATTATTACTAACCCCTACAGACCCTGGTGGGAAAGATACCAGCCAGTCAGCTACAAGCTCTGCACTCgctcaggaaatgaaaatgaatttagaGACATGGTGACCAGATGCAACAATGTTGGA GTTCGTATCTATGTGGATGCGGTTGTCAACCACATGTGTGGATCTGGGGCTGGCTCCGGCACCCATTCTACCTGCGGAAGCTACTTTAATGCTGGGAACAGAGACTTTCCAGCTGTGCCATACTCTGGCTGGGATTTCAATGATGGTAAATGCAGAACTGGAAGTGGAGAAATTGAAAATTACGGTGATGCTTCTCAG GTCCGGGACTGCCGCTTGGTTGGCCTTCTGGATTTGGCTCTGGAGAAGGACTATGTGCGCTCCACTGTTGCTGGGTATATGAATCACCTCATTGATATTGGCGTAGCAGGCTTCCGGCTTGATGCTGCCAAGCATATGTGGCCTGGGGACATAAAAGCGTTCCTAGACAAGCTGCACAACCTAAACACTAACTGGTTTTCTTCAGGATCTAGACCTTTCATTTACCAAGag GTAATTGACTTGGGTGGAGAGCCGATCACATGCAGTCAGTACTTTGGAAATGGCCGAGTGACAGAATTCAAATACGGTGCAAAGCTGGGGACGGTGATCCGCAAGTGGAATGGCGAAAAGATGGCCTACTTAAA GAACTGGGGAGAAGGCTggggctttgtgccttctgacAGAGCCCTGGTCTTTGTGGATAATCACGATAACCAGCGAGGTCACGGGGCTGGTGGAGCTTCGATTCTAACCTTCTGGGATGCCAG GCTTTACAAAATGGCAGTTGGTTTCATGCTGGCTCATCCATATGGGTTCACGCGGGTAATGTCAAGCTTTAGGTGGCCAagacattttgaaaatggaaag GATGTTAATGACTGGTACGGACCACCAAGTAACTCAGATGGCTCAACGAAATCCGTTACAATTAATGCGGACTCCACCTGTGGCAACGACTGGGTTTGTGAACATCGCTGGCGTCAAATAAG GAACATGGTTATCTTCCGTAACGTGGTGGATGGTGAGCCTTTCTCCAACTGGTGGGACAACAACAGCAATCAGGTGGCTTTTGGACGTGGTAGTAAAGGATTCATCGTCTTTAATAATGATGATTG GCACATGAATGTGGATTTGTACACGGGACTGCCTGCTGGGACCTACTGTGATGTCATTTCTGGACAGAAGGAGGGCAGCAGGTGTACTGGAATACAGGTGTACGTTTCTGGTAATGGAAAGGCCAACTTCCAGATCAGTAACAATGCTGAAGACCCATTCATTGCAATTCACGTTGGTGCTAAATTGTAA